Part of the Borrelia parkeri genome, ATCACGTGACGTAAATATTGCATTATCAAGCATCTCTTTAAATCTAGATTTATAAGTTTGAAGGGTACTTAAAAACAATCTCTTAGCATTACTTCGATTTAACTTCATAGTTACGCCGGATGAAGCATAAAGTGAATACAAACTTCGCAAAACCATGTATTCGATTTTGTCCAGGTTCTCATTAATAATGCTATCATAAATAATTGCATCTCTTACACGCTTGTAGAGCAACTCAGGGTCTTGTCTTAAGATATAAAAAAACTTATATATAAATTTAGAATTATCATTGAGTATATTGTAATGGGCTAATGGCTTTGCAAAAAATACAGCTCCTGTACCAAAAAATCCTTCAATATACTGGGTATGCCTAGGAAAAAGACTTATAATATCAGCACTATAAAGGTATTTACTTCCTTCTCTACTTAGTAGTTTCAATATTTCTTAAATATTCTCCTTGATGTAATTTCATATTCAACACCCCGCTCTTTAAGCATCAGTGAATCATAAAGCACAGATGCCTCATTAGTTGCTATAAAATGATATCCTGGTGTATTTTTAATCTTAACTTCACTTATCTCAAATTCTCCATCTAAACATCTGTAAGCAGGGCCTTCCCACCTCACACTTGTACTAATATCAAACCGTCTAAGCACAGCGCATGGGTTTAGAATATAACAATTACTTCTTATATATCCTAACTTAACAAAGTTATGATAATTCTTATTTATATCAAGAACACTAAACTGCAACTTTTTATACTTTTCTATGTAATAATGAAGAGATAAAAAGTAACATCCCCATTGACGTACTGCTGAAATTAAATTCGGATTATTTTGCGTTATTTTCATCTCTAACCTTCAACCTCCATTAAATCTCTAAGTCTGGCTCCTCAAGAA contains:
- a CDS encoding DNA adenine methylase; the protein is MKLLSREGSKYLYSADIISLFPRHTQYIEGFFGTGAVFFAKPLAHYNILNDNSKFIYKFFYILRQDPELLYKRVRDAIIYDSIINENLDKIEYMVLRSLYSLYASSGVTMKLNRSNAKRLFLSTLQTYKSRFKEMLDNAIFTSRDIFKFLAALPRRDKVSSTFVYLDPPYSISRGNLADNRGWNLDSLERLIIEMKRYSWQFAISEFDDLRVVELFLKHNLFVNYVARSTGIASIFKKTKHEILATSYKTNKSRMDFRDTRYIQKEMFKMQA
- a CDS encoding DUF261 family protein, translated to MKITQNNPNLISAVRQWGCYFLSLHYYIEKYKKLQFSVLDINKNYHNFVKLGYIRSNCYILNPCAVLRRFDISTSVRWEGPAYRCLDGEFEISEVKIKNTPGYHFIATNEASVLYDSLMLKERGVEYEITSRRIFKKY